One region of Oncorhynchus nerka isolate Pitt River linkage group LG22, Oner_Uvic_2.0, whole genome shotgun sequence genomic DNA includes:
- the ezh2 gene encoding histone-lysine N-methyltransferase EZH2 isoform X4, whose protein sequence is MVLTGKRSEKGPVCWRRRVKSEYMRLRQLKRFRRADEVKSMFNSNRQRILERTDILNAEWKTRRIQPVHIMTSVSSLRGTRECTVDSGFSEFSKQVIPLKTLNAVASVPVMYSWSPLQQNFMVEDETVLHNIPYMGDEILDQDGTFIEELIKNYDGKVHGDRECGFINDEIFVELVGALTQYSDNDDEDDDEEEQEFKLEKMELCEAKDHLAEDPRKEPLINTDSQGSSDSSKKFPSDKIFEAISSMFPDKGSTEELREKYKELTEPQLPGALPPECTPNMDGPNARSVQREQSLHSFHTLFCRRCFKYDCFLHPFHATPNTYKRKNMENLVDSKPCGDECYMYLVQDGLVREYPDGMATERSKTPSKRPVSRRRGRPIGNSRPSTPTVSTDTKDTDSEREGKDDDNDDDDDDDDDKKDETTSSSEGNSRCQTPVKLKLTCDPQVVDWSGAEASLFRVLIGTYYDNYCAIARLIGTKTCRQVYEFRVKESSIIARAPAEDEDTPPRKKKRKHRLWATHCRKIQLKKDGSSNHVYNYQPCDHPRQPCDSSCPCVTAQNFCEKFCQCSSECQNRFPGCRCKAQCNTKQCPCYLAVRECDPDLCLTCGAAEHWDSKNVSCKNCSIQRGAKKHLLLAPSDVAGWGIFIKEPVQKNEFISEYCGEIISQDEADRRGKVYDKYMCSFLFNLNNDFVVDATRKGNKIRFANHSVHPNCYAKVMMVNGDHRIGIFAKRTIQTGEELFFDYRYSQADALKYVGIERESEMP, encoded by the exons ATGGTGCTGACAGGGAAGCGGTCTGAGAAGGGACCAGTGTGTTGGAGGAGAAGGGTGAAGTCTGAGTACATGAGGCTACGCCAACTCAAACGTTTCAGGCGGGCTGATGAGGTCAAG AGTATGTTTAACTCGAACCGTCAGAGGATCCTGGAGCGGACAGACATCCTGAACGCCGAGTGGAAGACCAGAAGGATCCAGCCCGTTCACATCATGACATCTGTTAGCTCCTTACGAGGGACCAGAGAG TGCACGGTGGACAGTGGTTTCTCTGAGTTCTCCAAACAGGTGATACCTCTGAAGACGCTCAACGCTGTAGCCTCTGTCCCTGTCATGTACTCCTGGTCCCCGCTACAGCAGAACTTCATG GTAGAAGACGAAACGGTTCTCCACAACATCCCTTACATGGGAGACGAGATTCTGGACCAAGACGGAACCTTCATAGAAGAACTCATCAAGAACTACGATGGCAAAGTTCACGGAGACAGGG AGTGCGGTTTCATCAACGATGAGATCTTTGTGGAGCTGGTGGGTGCCCTGACCCAGTACAGTGACaacgatgatgaggatgatgatgaagaaGAGCAGGAGTTTAAGCTTGAGAAGATGGAGCTCTGTGAGGCGAAGGACCACCTGGCCGAGGACCCCCGAAAGGAACCCCTGATCAACACTGACA GCCAAGGCAGCAGTGACAGCTCTAAGAAGTTTCCGTCTGATAAGATCTTTGAAGCCATCTCCTCAATGTTCCCTGATAAGGGCTCAACAGAGGAACTTCGAGAAAA gtACAAGGAGCTGACAGAGCCCCAGTTGCCTGGTGCGTTGCCTCCAGAGTGTACTCCTAACATGGACGGTCCCAACGCTCGCTCCGTTCAGAGGGAACAGAGTCTACACTCCTTCCACACACTCTTCTGCCGACGCTGCTTCAAATACGACTGCTTCCTGCACC ccttccATGCGACTCCTAACACCTATAAGCGTAAGAACATGGAGAATCTGGTGGACAGTAAACCCTGTGGTGACGAGTGCTACATGTACCTGGTGCAG GATGGATTGGTGAGGGAGTATCCTGACGGCATGGCAACCGAGAGGTCCAAGACCCCTTCCAAACGCCCAGTGAGCCGTCGCCGGGGACGACCCATCGGCAACAGCCGGCCCAGTACACCAACAGTCTCCACCGACACCAAAGACACGGACAGCGAGCGGGAGGGGAAAGACGACGATAATgacgatgacgatgatgatgatgatgacaagaAGGACGAGACCACCAGCAGTTCAG AGGGTAACTCACGGTGCCAGACTCCAGTGAAGTTGAAGCTGACGTGTGACCCTCAGGTTGTTGATTGGAGCGGAGCCGAGGCTTCACTCTTTAGGGTTCTCATCggaacctactacgacaactactgcgcTATAGCACGGCTCATAGGAACCAAGACCTGCAGACAG GTATATGAGTTCAGAGTGAAGGAGTCTAGTATCATCGCTCGTGCTCCGGCTGAGGACGAAGACACGCCCCCTCGCAAGAAGAAGAGGAAACACAG GTTGTGGGCCACTCACTGCAGGAAGATCCAACTGAAGAAAG ATGGTTCGTCCAACCACGTGTACAACTACCAGCCATGTGACCACCCCCGCCAGCCCTGTGACTCCTCCTGTCCCTGTGTCACTGCTCAGAATTTCTGTGAGAAGTTCTGCCAGTGCAGCTCAGAGT GTCAGAACCGTTTCCCAGGCTGCAGGTGTAAGGCCCAGTGTAACACTAAACAGTGTCCGTGTTACCTGGCGGTCAGAGAGTGTGACCCTGACCTGTGTCTGACCTGCGGAGCCGCTGAACACTGGGACAGCAAGAACGTCTCCTGTAAAAACTGCTCCATACAGAGGGGAGCCaagaag CACCTGCTCCTAGCTCCGTCTGACGTAGCAGGCTGGGGCATCTTCATCAAAGAGCCAGTTCAGAAGAATGAGTTCATCTCTGAGTACTGTGGGGAG ATAATCTCCCAAGATGAGGCGGATCGCAGAGGGAAGGTCTACGACAAATACATGTGTAGCTTCCTCTTCAACCTCAACAACG atTTTGTAGTGGATGCTACTAGGAAAGGAAACAAGATTCGTTTCGCCAACCATTCCGTCCACCCCAACTGCTATGCAAAAG TGATGATGGTGAATGGGGACCACAGGATAGGGATCTTTGCTAAGAGAACCATCCAGACTGGAGAAGAGCTCTTCTTTGACTACCG GTACAGTCAAGCAGATGCTCTGAAGTATGTCGGCATCGAGCGGGAATCAGAGATGCCATGA
- the ezh2 gene encoding histone-lysine N-methyltransferase EZH2 isoform X2, with the protein MVNTLLQQNFMVNTHTLLQQNFMVNTLLQQNFMVNTLLQQNFMVNTLLQQNFMVNTLLQQNFMVNTLLQQNFMVNTLLQQNFMANTLLQQNFMANTLLQQNFMANTLLQQNFMVNTHTLLQQNFMVNTLLQQNFMVEDETVLHNIPYMGDEILDQDGTFIEELIKNYDGKVHGDRECGFINDEIFVELVGALTQYSDNDDEDDDEEEQEFKLEKMELCEAKDHLAEDPRKEPLINTDSQGSSDSSKKFPSDKIFEAISSMFPDKGSTEELREKYKELTEPQLPGALPPECTPNMDGPNARSVQREQSLHSFHTLFCRRCFKYDCFLHPFHATPNTYKRKNMENLVDSKPCGDECYMYLVQDGLVREYPDGMATERSKTPSKRPVSRRRGRPIGNSRPSTPTVSTDTKDTDSEREGKDDDNDDDDDDDDDKKDETTSSSEGNSRCQTPVKLKLTCDPQVVDWSGAEASLFRVLIGTYYDNYCAIARLIGTKTCRQVYEFRVKESSIIARAPAEDEDTPPRKKKRKHRLWATHCRKIQLKKDGSSNHVYNYQPCDHPRQPCDSSCPCVTAQNFCEKFCQCSSECQNRFPGCRCKAQCNTKQCPCYLAVRECDPDLCLTCGAAEHWDSKNVSCKNCSIQRGAKKHLLLAPSDVAGWGIFIKEPVQKNEFISEYCGEIISQDEADRRGKVYDKYMCSFLFNLNNDFVVDATRKGNKIRFANHSVHPNCYAKVMMVNGDHRIGIFAKRTIQTGEELFFDYRYSQADALKYVGIERESEMP; encoded by the exons ATGGTAAACACACTGCTACAGCAGAACTTCATGGTAAACACGCACACACTGCTACAGCAGAACTTCATGGTAAACACACTGCTACAGCAGAACTTCATGGTAAACACATTGCTACAGCAGAACTTCATGGTAAACACATTGCTACAGCAGAACTTCATGGTAAACACATTGCTACAGCAGAACTTCATGGTAAACACACTGCTACAGCAGAACTTCATGGTAAACACACTGCTACAGCAGAACTTCATGGCAAACACACTGCTACAGCAGAACTTCATGGCAAACACACTGCTACAGCAGAACTTCATGGCAAACACACTGCTACAGCAGAACTTCATGGTAAACACGCACACACTGCTACAGCAGAACTTCATGGTAAACACACTGCTACAGCAGAACTTCATG GTAGAAGACGAAACGGTTCTCCACAACATCCCTTACATGGGAGACGAGATTCTGGACCAAGACGGAACCTTCATAGAAGAACTCATCAAGAACTACGATGGCAAAGTTCACGGAGACAGGG AGTGCGGTTTCATCAACGATGAGATCTTTGTGGAGCTGGTGGGTGCCCTGACCCAGTACAGTGACaacgatgatgaggatgatgatgaagaaGAGCAGGAGTTTAAGCTTGAGAAGATGGAGCTCTGTGAGGCGAAGGACCACCTGGCCGAGGACCCCCGAAAGGAACCCCTGATCAACACTGACA GCCAAGGCAGCAGTGACAGCTCTAAGAAGTTTCCGTCTGATAAGATCTTTGAAGCCATCTCCTCAATGTTCCCTGATAAGGGCTCAACAGAGGAACTTCGAGAAAA gtACAAGGAGCTGACAGAGCCCCAGTTGCCTGGTGCGTTGCCTCCAGAGTGTACTCCTAACATGGACGGTCCCAACGCTCGCTCCGTTCAGAGGGAACAGAGTCTACACTCCTTCCACACACTCTTCTGCCGACGCTGCTTCAAATACGACTGCTTCCTGCACC ccttccATGCGACTCCTAACACCTATAAGCGTAAGAACATGGAGAATCTGGTGGACAGTAAACCCTGTGGTGACGAGTGCTACATGTACCTGGTGCAG GATGGATTGGTGAGGGAGTATCCTGACGGCATGGCAACCGAGAGGTCCAAGACCCCTTCCAAACGCCCAGTGAGCCGTCGCCGGGGACGACCCATCGGCAACAGCCGGCCCAGTACACCAACAGTCTCCACCGACACCAAAGACACGGACAGCGAGCGGGAGGGGAAAGACGACGATAATgacgatgacgatgatgatgatgatgacaagaAGGACGAGACCACCAGCAGTTCAG AGGGTAACTCACGGTGCCAGACTCCAGTGAAGTTGAAGCTGACGTGTGACCCTCAGGTTGTTGATTGGAGCGGAGCCGAGGCTTCACTCTTTAGGGTTCTCATCggaacctactacgacaactactgcgcTATAGCACGGCTCATAGGAACCAAGACCTGCAGACAG GTATATGAGTTCAGAGTGAAGGAGTCTAGTATCATCGCTCGTGCTCCGGCTGAGGACGAAGACACGCCCCCTCGCAAGAAGAAGAGGAAACACAG GTTGTGGGCCACTCACTGCAGGAAGATCCAACTGAAGAAAG ATGGTTCGTCCAACCACGTGTACAACTACCAGCCATGTGACCACCCCCGCCAGCCCTGTGACTCCTCCTGTCCCTGTGTCACTGCTCAGAATTTCTGTGAGAAGTTCTGCCAGTGCAGCTCAGAGT GTCAGAACCGTTTCCCAGGCTGCAGGTGTAAGGCCCAGTGTAACACTAAACAGTGTCCGTGTTACCTGGCGGTCAGAGAGTGTGACCCTGACCTGTGTCTGACCTGCGGAGCCGCTGAACACTGGGACAGCAAGAACGTCTCCTGTAAAAACTGCTCCATACAGAGGGGAGCCaagaag CACCTGCTCCTAGCTCCGTCTGACGTAGCAGGCTGGGGCATCTTCATCAAAGAGCCAGTTCAGAAGAATGAGTTCATCTCTGAGTACTGTGGGGAG ATAATCTCCCAAGATGAGGCGGATCGCAGAGGGAAGGTCTACGACAAATACATGTGTAGCTTCCTCTTCAACCTCAACAACG atTTTGTAGTGGATGCTACTAGGAAAGGAAACAAGATTCGTTTCGCCAACCATTCCGTCCACCCCAACTGCTATGCAAAAG TGATGATGGTGAATGGGGACCACAGGATAGGGATCTTTGCTAAGAGAACCATCCAGACTGGAGAAGAGCTCTTCTTTGACTACCG GTACAGTCAAGCAGATGCTCTGAAGTATGTCGGCATCGAGCGGGAATCAGAGATGCCATGA
- the ezh2 gene encoding histone-lysine N-methyltransferase EZH2 isoform X1, whose product MVNTLLQQNFMVNTHTLLQQNFMVNTLLQQNFMVNTLLQQNFMVNTLLQQNFMVNTLLQQNFMVNTLLQQNFMVNTLLQQNFMANTLLQQNFMANTLLQQNFMANTLLQQNFMVNTHTLLQQNFMVNTLLQQNFMVEDETVLHNIPYMGDEILDQDGTFIEELIKNYDGKVHGDRECGFINDEIFVELVGALTQYSDNDDEDDDEEEQEFKLEKMELCEAKDHLAEDPRKEPLINTDSQGSSDSSKKFPSDKIFEAISSMFPDKGSTEELREKYKELTEPQLPGALPPECTPNMDGPNARSVQREQSLHSFHTLFCRRCFKYDCFLHRESFHATPNTYKRKNMENLVDSKPCGDECYMYLVQDGLVREYPDGMATERSKTPSKRPVSRRRGRPIGNSRPSTPTVSTDTKDTDSEREGKDDDNDDDDDDDDDKKDETTSSSEGNSRCQTPVKLKLTCDPQVVDWSGAEASLFRVLIGTYYDNYCAIARLIGTKTCRQVYEFRVKESSIIARAPAEDEDTPPRKKKRKHRLWATHCRKIQLKKDGSSNHVYNYQPCDHPRQPCDSSCPCVTAQNFCEKFCQCSSECQNRFPGCRCKAQCNTKQCPCYLAVRECDPDLCLTCGAAEHWDSKNVSCKNCSIQRGAKKHLLLAPSDVAGWGIFIKEPVQKNEFISEYCGEIISQDEADRRGKVYDKYMCSFLFNLNNDFVVDATRKGNKIRFANHSVHPNCYAKVMMVNGDHRIGIFAKRTIQTGEELFFDYRYSQADALKYVGIERESEMP is encoded by the exons ATGGTAAACACACTGCTACAGCAGAACTTCATGGTAAACACGCACACACTGCTACAGCAGAACTTCATGGTAAACACACTGCTACAGCAGAACTTCATGGTAAACACATTGCTACAGCAGAACTTCATGGTAAACACATTGCTACAGCAGAACTTCATGGTAAACACATTGCTACAGCAGAACTTCATGGTAAACACACTGCTACAGCAGAACTTCATGGTAAACACACTGCTACAGCAGAACTTCATGGCAAACACACTGCTACAGCAGAACTTCATGGCAAACACACTGCTACAGCAGAACTTCATGGCAAACACACTGCTACAGCAGAACTTCATGGTAAACACGCACACACTGCTACAGCAGAACTTCATGGTAAACACACTGCTACAGCAGAACTTCATG GTAGAAGACGAAACGGTTCTCCACAACATCCCTTACATGGGAGACGAGATTCTGGACCAAGACGGAACCTTCATAGAAGAACTCATCAAGAACTACGATGGCAAAGTTCACGGAGACAGGG AGTGCGGTTTCATCAACGATGAGATCTTTGTGGAGCTGGTGGGTGCCCTGACCCAGTACAGTGACaacgatgatgaggatgatgatgaagaaGAGCAGGAGTTTAAGCTTGAGAAGATGGAGCTCTGTGAGGCGAAGGACCACCTGGCCGAGGACCCCCGAAAGGAACCCCTGATCAACACTGACA GCCAAGGCAGCAGTGACAGCTCTAAGAAGTTTCCGTCTGATAAGATCTTTGAAGCCATCTCCTCAATGTTCCCTGATAAGGGCTCAACAGAGGAACTTCGAGAAAA gtACAAGGAGCTGACAGAGCCCCAGTTGCCTGGTGCGTTGCCTCCAGAGTGTACTCCTAACATGGACGGTCCCAACGCTCGCTCCGTTCAGAGGGAACAGAGTCTACACTCCTTCCACACACTCTTCTGCCGACGCTGCTTCAAATACGACTGCTTCCTGCACCGTGAGT ccttccATGCGACTCCTAACACCTATAAGCGTAAGAACATGGAGAATCTGGTGGACAGTAAACCCTGTGGTGACGAGTGCTACATGTACCTGGTGCAG GATGGATTGGTGAGGGAGTATCCTGACGGCATGGCAACCGAGAGGTCCAAGACCCCTTCCAAACGCCCAGTGAGCCGTCGCCGGGGACGACCCATCGGCAACAGCCGGCCCAGTACACCAACAGTCTCCACCGACACCAAAGACACGGACAGCGAGCGGGAGGGGAAAGACGACGATAATgacgatgacgatgatgatgatgatgacaagaAGGACGAGACCACCAGCAGTTCAG AGGGTAACTCACGGTGCCAGACTCCAGTGAAGTTGAAGCTGACGTGTGACCCTCAGGTTGTTGATTGGAGCGGAGCCGAGGCTTCACTCTTTAGGGTTCTCATCggaacctactacgacaactactgcgcTATAGCACGGCTCATAGGAACCAAGACCTGCAGACAG GTATATGAGTTCAGAGTGAAGGAGTCTAGTATCATCGCTCGTGCTCCGGCTGAGGACGAAGACACGCCCCCTCGCAAGAAGAAGAGGAAACACAG GTTGTGGGCCACTCACTGCAGGAAGATCCAACTGAAGAAAG ATGGTTCGTCCAACCACGTGTACAACTACCAGCCATGTGACCACCCCCGCCAGCCCTGTGACTCCTCCTGTCCCTGTGTCACTGCTCAGAATTTCTGTGAGAAGTTCTGCCAGTGCAGCTCAGAGT GTCAGAACCGTTTCCCAGGCTGCAGGTGTAAGGCCCAGTGTAACACTAAACAGTGTCCGTGTTACCTGGCGGTCAGAGAGTGTGACCCTGACCTGTGTCTGACCTGCGGAGCCGCTGAACACTGGGACAGCAAGAACGTCTCCTGTAAAAACTGCTCCATACAGAGGGGAGCCaagaag CACCTGCTCCTAGCTCCGTCTGACGTAGCAGGCTGGGGCATCTTCATCAAAGAGCCAGTTCAGAAGAATGAGTTCATCTCTGAGTACTGTGGGGAG ATAATCTCCCAAGATGAGGCGGATCGCAGAGGGAAGGTCTACGACAAATACATGTGTAGCTTCCTCTTCAACCTCAACAACG atTTTGTAGTGGATGCTACTAGGAAAGGAAACAAGATTCGTTTCGCCAACCATTCCGTCCACCCCAACTGCTATGCAAAAG TGATGATGGTGAATGGGGACCACAGGATAGGGATCTTTGCTAAGAGAACCATCCAGACTGGAGAAGAGCTCTTCTTTGACTACCG GTACAGTCAAGCAGATGCTCTGAAGTATGTCGGCATCGAGCGGGAATCAGAGATGCCATGA
- the ezh2 gene encoding histone-lysine N-methyltransferase EZH2 isoform X3: MVLTGKRSEKGPVCWRRRVKSEYMRLRQLKRFRRADEVKSMFNSNRQRILERTDILNAEWKTRRIQPVHIMTSVSSLRGTRECTVDSGFSEFSKQVIPLKTLNAVASVPVMYSWSPLQQNFMVEDETVLHNIPYMGDEILDQDGTFIEELIKNYDGKVHGDRECGFINDEIFVELVGALTQYSDNDDEDDDEEEQEFKLEKMELCEAKDHLAEDPRKEPLINTDSQGSSDSSKKFPSDKIFEAISSMFPDKGSTEELREKYKELTEPQLPGALPPECTPNMDGPNARSVQREQSLHSFHTLFCRRCFKYDCFLHRESFHATPNTYKRKNMENLVDSKPCGDECYMYLVQDGLVREYPDGMATERSKTPSKRPVSRRRGRPIGNSRPSTPTVSTDTKDTDSEREGKDDDNDDDDDDDDDKKDETTSSSEGNSRCQTPVKLKLTCDPQVVDWSGAEASLFRVLIGTYYDNYCAIARLIGTKTCRQVYEFRVKESSIIARAPAEDEDTPPRKKKRKHRLWATHCRKIQLKKDGSSNHVYNYQPCDHPRQPCDSSCPCVTAQNFCEKFCQCSSECQNRFPGCRCKAQCNTKQCPCYLAVRECDPDLCLTCGAAEHWDSKNVSCKNCSIQRGAKKHLLLAPSDVAGWGIFIKEPVQKNEFISEYCGEIISQDEADRRGKVYDKYMCSFLFNLNNDFVVDATRKGNKIRFANHSVHPNCYAKVMMVNGDHRIGIFAKRTIQTGEELFFDYRYSQADALKYVGIERESEMP; encoded by the exons ATGGTGCTGACAGGGAAGCGGTCTGAGAAGGGACCAGTGTGTTGGAGGAGAAGGGTGAAGTCTGAGTACATGAGGCTACGCCAACTCAAACGTTTCAGGCGGGCTGATGAGGTCAAG AGTATGTTTAACTCGAACCGTCAGAGGATCCTGGAGCGGACAGACATCCTGAACGCCGAGTGGAAGACCAGAAGGATCCAGCCCGTTCACATCATGACATCTGTTAGCTCCTTACGAGGGACCAGAGAG TGCACGGTGGACAGTGGTTTCTCTGAGTTCTCCAAACAGGTGATACCTCTGAAGACGCTCAACGCTGTAGCCTCTGTCCCTGTCATGTACTCCTGGTCCCCGCTACAGCAGAACTTCATG GTAGAAGACGAAACGGTTCTCCACAACATCCCTTACATGGGAGACGAGATTCTGGACCAAGACGGAACCTTCATAGAAGAACTCATCAAGAACTACGATGGCAAAGTTCACGGAGACAGGG AGTGCGGTTTCATCAACGATGAGATCTTTGTGGAGCTGGTGGGTGCCCTGACCCAGTACAGTGACaacgatgatgaggatgatgatgaagaaGAGCAGGAGTTTAAGCTTGAGAAGATGGAGCTCTGTGAGGCGAAGGACCACCTGGCCGAGGACCCCCGAAAGGAACCCCTGATCAACACTGACA GCCAAGGCAGCAGTGACAGCTCTAAGAAGTTTCCGTCTGATAAGATCTTTGAAGCCATCTCCTCAATGTTCCCTGATAAGGGCTCAACAGAGGAACTTCGAGAAAA gtACAAGGAGCTGACAGAGCCCCAGTTGCCTGGTGCGTTGCCTCCAGAGTGTACTCCTAACATGGACGGTCCCAACGCTCGCTCCGTTCAGAGGGAACAGAGTCTACACTCCTTCCACACACTCTTCTGCCGACGCTGCTTCAAATACGACTGCTTCCTGCACCGTGAGT ccttccATGCGACTCCTAACACCTATAAGCGTAAGAACATGGAGAATCTGGTGGACAGTAAACCCTGTGGTGACGAGTGCTACATGTACCTGGTGCAG GATGGATTGGTGAGGGAGTATCCTGACGGCATGGCAACCGAGAGGTCCAAGACCCCTTCCAAACGCCCAGTGAGCCGTCGCCGGGGACGACCCATCGGCAACAGCCGGCCCAGTACACCAACAGTCTCCACCGACACCAAAGACACGGACAGCGAGCGGGAGGGGAAAGACGACGATAATgacgatgacgatgatgatgatgatgacaagaAGGACGAGACCACCAGCAGTTCAG AGGGTAACTCACGGTGCCAGACTCCAGTGAAGTTGAAGCTGACGTGTGACCCTCAGGTTGTTGATTGGAGCGGAGCCGAGGCTTCACTCTTTAGGGTTCTCATCggaacctactacgacaactactgcgcTATAGCACGGCTCATAGGAACCAAGACCTGCAGACAG GTATATGAGTTCAGAGTGAAGGAGTCTAGTATCATCGCTCGTGCTCCGGCTGAGGACGAAGACACGCCCCCTCGCAAGAAGAAGAGGAAACACAG GTTGTGGGCCACTCACTGCAGGAAGATCCAACTGAAGAAAG ATGGTTCGTCCAACCACGTGTACAACTACCAGCCATGTGACCACCCCCGCCAGCCCTGTGACTCCTCCTGTCCCTGTGTCACTGCTCAGAATTTCTGTGAGAAGTTCTGCCAGTGCAGCTCAGAGT GTCAGAACCGTTTCCCAGGCTGCAGGTGTAAGGCCCAGTGTAACACTAAACAGTGTCCGTGTTACCTGGCGGTCAGAGAGTGTGACCCTGACCTGTGTCTGACCTGCGGAGCCGCTGAACACTGGGACAGCAAGAACGTCTCCTGTAAAAACTGCTCCATACAGAGGGGAGCCaagaag CACCTGCTCCTAGCTCCGTCTGACGTAGCAGGCTGGGGCATCTTCATCAAAGAGCCAGTTCAGAAGAATGAGTTCATCTCTGAGTACTGTGGGGAG ATAATCTCCCAAGATGAGGCGGATCGCAGAGGGAAGGTCTACGACAAATACATGTGTAGCTTCCTCTTCAACCTCAACAACG atTTTGTAGTGGATGCTACTAGGAAAGGAAACAAGATTCGTTTCGCCAACCATTCCGTCCACCCCAACTGCTATGCAAAAG TGATGATGGTGAATGGGGACCACAGGATAGGGATCTTTGCTAAGAGAACCATCCAGACTGGAGAAGAGCTCTTCTTTGACTACCG GTACAGTCAAGCAGATGCTCTGAAGTATGTCGGCATCGAGCGGGAATCAGAGATGCCATGA